Proteins encoded together in one Prunus dulcis chromosome 3, ALMONDv2, whole genome shotgun sequence window:
- the LOC117622182 gene encoding probable aquaporin NIP5-1 produces the protein MPGGTKCFSSFHAPNVTLFRKLGAEFVGTFILVFSAAAGPIVNEKYHGVETLLGNAACSGLAVMVVILSTGHISGAHLNPSVTLAFATFRHFPWSQVPLYIIVQVSASISASFALKGVFHPFMSGGVTVPSVTHGQAFALEFIVTFILMFTITAVATDTRGVGEMAGVAIGATVLLDILVAGPTTGGSMNPIRTLGPAIAAGNYKGLWIYLVAPTFGALAGAAVYTTVKLPDNKPPNQEREITQQPPKGNFVILASWTQGRIR, from the exons ATGCCTGGAGGAACCAAATGCTTTTCCAGCTTCCATGCTCCCAATGTCACCCTTTTCAGGAAG CTTGGGGCGGAGTTTGTAGGGACCTTCATCTTGGTGTTTTCAGCAGCGGCAGGACCTATTGTGAATGAGAAGTACCATGGTGTAGAGACACTGCTAGGCAATGCGGCATGTTCAGGCCTAGCAGTGATGGTCGTCATTCTGTCCACGGGCCACATCTCCGGAGCACACTTAAACCCATCGGTCACCCTTGCCTTCGCAACGTTTCGACACTTCCCATGGTCCCAAGTTCCCCTCTACATAATAGTGCAGGTTTCGGCATCAATTTCTGCAAGTTTTGCTCTCAAGGGTGTCTTCCATCCCTTCATGTCTGGTGGAGTTACGGTTCCTTCAGTGACCCATGGCCAAGCTTTTGCACTCGAGTTCATCGTCACTTTCATTCTTATGTTTACCATAACTGCCGTTGCCACTGATACCCGTGGG GTAGGGGAGATGGCAGGTGTGGCAATTGGTGCTACAGTATTGCTCGACATTCTTGTGGCAGG GCCAACTACTGGAGGTTCAATGAATCCTATCCGGACTTTGGGTCCAGCTATTGCTGCAGGAAATTATAAGGGATTGTGGATCTATTTGGTTGCACCCACATTTGGGGCCTTAGCTGGAGCTGCTGTCTACACAACTGTGAAGCTCCCAGACAATAAACCTCCAAACCAG GAACGGGAGATAACCCAACAACCTCCGAAGGGTAATTTCGTCATTTTAGCTTCTTGGACACAAG GTCGCATCAGATGA
- the LOC117622183 gene encoding protein HIGH ARSENIC CONTENT 1, mitochondrial isoform X2: MAAMKRPEDVASIDVYTAKGLLSVGHRYLDVRTVEEFNKSHVENALNSPYMFITEEGRVKNPEFLTQISSILKKQDHLVVGCNSGGRSLKACVDLLNEVSFSGFPACDEHGGGLLCMGGQ, from the exons ATGGCTGCCATGAAAAG GCCTGAAGATGTTGCCAGCATCGACGTCTACACCGCAAAAGGTCTCCTCAGCGTAGGTCACCGTTATCTGGATGTCAG GACCGTTGAGGAGTTCAACAAGAGCCACGTTGAAAATGCCTTGAACAGTCCTTACATGTTCATCACAGAAGAAG GTAGAGTGAAAAACCCTGAATTTCTCACCCAAATTTCCTCAATTCTCAAGAAACAGGACCACTTGGTCGTG GGTTGCAACAGTGGAGGCAGATCACTTAAAGCTTGTGTTGATCTTCTCAATGAAGTAAGTTTTTCTG GGTTTCCAGCATGTGACGAACATGGAGGGGGGCTACTCTGCATGGGTGGACAGTGA
- the LOC117622136 gene encoding 7-deoxyloganetin glucosyltransferase-like — MSSIEVQGNKPHAVCIPFPIQSHIKAMLKLAKLLHHRGFHITFVNTQFNHRRFLKSLGPNSLDGLPDFQFETIPDGLPASDEDAGQNAYLLCDSIRKNFLAVFRNLLLKLNDMATSKNISNPPVTCIVSDGFMTFSITAAEELGIPVALFFTIAAIGFMGFKQYPTLVEKGLAPLKEESYLTNGFLDQVIDWVPGTKAIRLKDLPNYFQTTNPNDILFKLTLEAMDRVDKASAVVLHTFDELEADVLHALSSMPPPVYTIGPLQLLLNQIPQHPLKSMGYSLWKEETEWFQWLNAKLPNSVVYVNFGSIVVIKSEDLIEFCWGLANSKLPFFWVVRPDLLVGESAILPPEFVAETKGRGLVASWCPQEQVLSHPSIGGFLTHSGWNSTIESLSAGVPMLCWPFFAEQRINCVYTCNEWGIGLEINNDAKRDQVEKLIKELVEGEKGKKMRTKAMEWKKLAEKAISPDGSSYANLDNLVNQVLLRKG, encoded by the exons ATGAGCTCTATAGAAGTACAAGGCAATAAGCCTCATGCTGTATGCATTCCCTTTCCAATTCAAAGCCATATAAAGGCAATGCTGAAATTAGCAAAGCTCCTACACCATAGAGGTTTTCATATAACCTTTGTTAACACACAATTCAACCACCGCCGCTTTcttaaatctcttggacctaACTCCCTCGATGGCTTGcctgattttcaattcgaaaccATTCCAGATGGTCTTCCAGCTTCAGATGAGGATGCCGGCCAAAACGCCTATTTGCTTTGCGATTCCATCAGAAAAAATTTCTTGGCAGTATTTCGTAACCTCCTTTTAAAACTCAATGACATGGCAACTTCTAAAAATATTAGTAATCCTCCAGTGACTTGCATTGTTTCAGATGGTTTCATGACTTTCAGCATCACAGCTGCTGAAGAACTTGGAATCCCTGTCGCACTGTTCTTTACTATTGCTGCAATTGGATTCATGGGCTTTAAGCAATATCCCACTTTGGTAGAGAAAGGACTTGCGCCACTCAAAG AGGAGAGCTATTTAACAAATGGCTTTTTGGACCAGGTCATAGATTGGGTTCCCGGAACGAAAGCTATTCGTTTAAAGGATCTCCCAAATTACTTTCAAACTACAAACCCCAATGACATCTTGTTTAAATTAACCTTGGAAGCAATGGACAGAGTTGATAAAGCTTCAGCAGTTGTTCTTCATACTTTTGATGAGTTGGAGGCAGATGTTTTGCATGCTCTCTCATCAATGCCTCCACCTGTTTATACCATTGGCCCTCTCCAGTTACTTCTCAATCAGATACCACAACACCCTTTGAAGTCCATGGGATATAGTCTATGGAAAGAAGAAACTGAATGGTTCCAATGGCTCAATGCTAAGCTACCAAACTCGGTTGTTTATGTCAACTTTGGCAGCATAGTGGTCATAAAGTCAGAAGATCTTATTGAGTTTTGTTGGGGACTTGCAAATAGCAAGCTTCCCTTCTTCTGGGTAGTTAGACCTGATCTGTTAGTTGGTGAATCGGCCATTTTGCCACCTGAGTTTGTAGCTGAAACTAAGGGAAGAGGTTTGGTAGCAAGCTGGTGCCCACAAGAGCAAGTCCTTAGCCACCCATCAATTGGAGGATTCTTAACACACAGTGGTTGGAACTCAACCATTGAGAGTCTTTCTGCAGGAGTTCCTATGCTCTGTTGGCCATTCTTTGCCGAACAGCGAATAAATTGTGTCTATACTTGCAATGAATGGGGCATTGGCTTGGAGATCAATAATGATGCCAAGAGAGACCAAGTAGAGAAGCTCATTAAAGAGTTAGTGGAGGGAGAGAAGGGTAAGAAAATGAGAACTAAGGCTATGGAATGGAAGAAACTAGCAGAGAAGGCCATCAGTCCTGATGGTTCTTCATACGCAAACTTAGACAATTTAGTGAATCAAGTTCTATTAAGAAAAGGCTAG
- the LOC117622183 gene encoding protein HIGH ARSENIC CONTENT 1, mitochondrial isoform X1, with amino-acid sequence MAAMKRPEDVASIDVYTAKGLLSVGHRYLDVRTVEEFNKSHVENALNSPYMFITEEGRVKNPEFLTQISSILKKQDHLVVGCNSGGRSLKACVDLLNEGFQHVTNMEGGYSAWVDSELAHDKPTEDLKVACKFRP; translated from the exons ATGGCTGCCATGAAAAG GCCTGAAGATGTTGCCAGCATCGACGTCTACACCGCAAAAGGTCTCCTCAGCGTAGGTCACCGTTATCTGGATGTCAG GACCGTTGAGGAGTTCAACAAGAGCCACGTTGAAAATGCCTTGAACAGTCCTTACATGTTCATCACAGAAGAAG GTAGAGTGAAAAACCCTGAATTTCTCACCCAAATTTCCTCAATTCTCAAGAAACAGGACCACTTGGTCGTG GGTTGCAACAGTGGAGGCAGATCACTTAAAGCTTGTGTTGATCTTCTCAATGAA GGTTTCCAGCATGTGACGAACATGGAGGGGGGCTACTCTGCATGGGTGGACAGTGAACTTGCCCATGACAAACCCACTGAAGACTTAAAAGTCGCATGCAAGTTCCGTCCTTGA